One genomic segment of Pseudomonas chlororaphis subsp. aurantiaca includes these proteins:
- a CDS encoding polyamine ABC transporter substrate-binding protein — MATMKTILSATVCGLSLLAVAAQAEQRELRVYNWADYILPSVPKDFAKNSGIKVTWDTFDTNESLEAKLLTGNSGYDLVVPSNQFLDTQIKAGVFQKLDKSKLPNWKHQDPELLKLLDSNDPGNQYGVPYMYGTVLIGFNPAKVKAALGDNAPVDSWDLVFKPENMEKLKSCGVAMLDSPSEILPLALHYLGLDPNSQNPQDYEKAKELMLKIRPYVTYFNSAKYMTDIANGDICVAIGYSGSFYQFGNRAKEAGNGVVVDWRLPKEGAPIWFDTFAIPKSAKNVAEAHEFLNTLLDPKVIAPISDFLGYPNANKDSIALINKEITGNTDLTPTPEALKKLYVVQPLPQKLERVRTRVWTSIKSDK; from the coding sequence ATGGCCACTATGAAAACCATACTGAGTGCCACCGTTTGTGGGCTGTCGCTGCTGGCCGTCGCGGCGCAGGCCGAGCAGCGCGAGCTGCGGGTGTACAACTGGGCCGACTACATCCTGCCGTCGGTGCCCAAGGACTTCGCCAAGAACAGCGGCATCAAGGTCACCTGGGACACCTTCGATACCAACGAATCCCTCGAAGCCAAGCTGCTCACCGGTAACTCGGGCTACGACCTGGTGGTGCCGTCGAACCAGTTCCTCGACACCCAGATCAAGGCCGGGGTGTTCCAGAAGCTCGACAAGTCCAAGCTGCCCAACTGGAAACACCAGGACCCCGAGTTGCTCAAGCTGCTCGACAGCAACGACCCGGGCAACCAGTACGGCGTGCCCTACATGTACGGCACGGTGCTGATCGGCTTCAACCCAGCCAAGGTCAAGGCGGCGCTGGGCGACAACGCGCCGGTGGACAGCTGGGACCTGGTGTTCAAGCCAGAGAACATGGAGAAGCTCAAGTCCTGCGGCGTGGCCATGCTCGACTCGCCGTCGGAAATCCTGCCGCTGGCCCTGCATTACCTGGGGCTGGACCCCAACAGCCAGAACCCGCAGGACTATGAAAAAGCCAAGGAACTGATGCTGAAAATCCGCCCCTACGTCACCTACTTCAACTCGGCCAAATACATGACCGATATCGCCAACGGCGACATCTGCGTGGCCATCGGTTACTCCGGCAGCTTCTACCAGTTCGGCAATCGCGCCAAAGAGGCCGGCAACGGCGTGGTGGTGGACTGGCGCCTGCCCAAGGAAGGCGCGCCGATCTGGTTCGACACCTTCGCCATTCCCAAGAGCGCAAAGAATGTCGCCGAGGCCCATGAGTTCCTCAACACCCTGCTGGACCCGAAAGTCATCGCGCCCATCAGTGATTTTCTCGGTTATCCCAACGCCAACAAGGATTCGATTGCGCTGATCAACAAGGAGATCACCGGCAATACCGACCTGACACCAACCCCCGAAGCCCTGAAGAAGCTCTATGTGGTGCAGCCGCTGCCGCAAAAGCTGGAGCGCGTGCGCACCCGGGTCTGGACCAGCATCAAGTCGGACAAATGA
- a CDS encoding DUF3606 domain-containing protein, whose product MPDDLTKRRPQDSSKINVNEPYELNYWSNHFGVSKEKIKDAVRAVGVMADKVKAHLGK is encoded by the coding sequence ATGCCAGATGATCTCACCAAACGTCGGCCCCAGGACTCATCAAAAATCAATGTAAATGAACCCTATGAGTTGAATTACTGGTCCAATCACTTCGGTGTATCAAAAGAGAAAATCAAGGATGCAGTCAGGGCAGTTGGTGTCATGGCTGACAAAGTAAAAGCGCATTTAGGTAAATGA
- a CDS encoding SEC-C metal-binding domain-containing protein yields MRNNGRLTTPKKPDSPSLDFVRSLNPEAELIYVPVEPTSDSAPNECYSNVERLVKEEGGRKIMGWQVWEWPGYFAEAEYHAVWESPTNGLIDVTPKTEKQILFIADSKINFTGERINNIRSALIDAEVVHDFIALGNAKHAIFGHIPNGTRLETWKVVIGERLDQATALLPNLFKKGAKNNQPCPCSSGLKYQDCHRMEIKKTIEMAHKAIAGK; encoded by the coding sequence ATGAGAAATAATGGCAGACTAACTACACCCAAAAAACCTGACAGCCCATCGCTTGATTTTGTTCGCTCGCTTAACCCAGAAGCCGAACTAATTTACGTCCCGGTAGAGCCCACCTCTGACAGTGCACCCAATGAATGCTATTCAAATGTGGAGCGTTTGGTAAAAGAAGAAGGCGGCCGCAAGATCATGGGCTGGCAGGTTTGGGAATGGCCTGGATACTTTGCGGAGGCTGAATATCATGCGGTGTGGGAGTCTCCGACCAATGGACTAATCGACGTAACACCAAAAACCGAAAAACAAATATTGTTCATTGCAGACTCTAAAATCAATTTCACAGGCGAAAGGATAAACAACATTCGCTCAGCCTTGATCGATGCTGAAGTGGTTCATGATTTCATAGCATTGGGAAATGCCAAGCATGCAATCTTTGGTCACATCCCAAACGGTACACGACTAGAAACTTGGAAGGTAGTAATCGGAGAGCGCCTTGATCAGGCCACAGCGTTGCTACCAAACTTGTTCAAGAAGGGGGCGAAGAATAATCAACCTTGCCCCTGCAGCTCAGGCCTGAAATACCAGGACTGTCATCGTATGGAAATTAAAAAAACCATCGAGATGGCGCACAAAGCTATCGCTGGCAAATGA
- a CDS encoding DUF6124 family protein, whose translation MKKITPNPPSPSASDFFASLVFSEPSKLDAISQPILDVESAAQDGDSHSLFVLTPNIDTETLLVHTRENLASLNAMTDDLIAELVGQQRSKALAIQQVVMLSELLVNRALEQVAPSHSTPAHAA comes from the coding sequence ATGAAGAAGATCACGCCCAATCCACCCAGCCCCAGCGCCTCCGATTTTTTCGCGAGCCTCGTGTTTTCAGAACCGTCAAAACTGGACGCCATCAGCCAGCCAATACTCGATGTTGAGTCAGCAGCGCAGGACGGAGACTCGCATTCACTCTTTGTCCTGACACCCAACATCGATACTGAAACGCTGCTGGTGCATACCCGCGAGAACCTTGCCTCACTCAATGCGATGACCGACGACCTGATCGCCGAACTGGTAGGCCAGCAGCGCAGCAAGGCTCTGGCAATTCAGCAGGTCGTCATGCTGAGCGAGTTGTTGGTAAACAGGGCTCTCGAACAGGTTGCCCCGTCTCATTCAACACCTGCTCATGCAGCCTGA
- a CDS encoding LysR family transcriptional regulator: MDSLKAMHCFVRAVELGSLSSAARELGSTQPTVSKLVAALEKQLGTRLLTRGTSGLTPTEQGKRFYERAKAVLEEYSEAVAEVRGLTERPEGVLRVNVPVSLGVLHLNALLLAFMAQYPDIEVELILNDRFVDLTEENVDLALRLGGDLPPNAIARRIATSPRYLVAAPEYLRQHAPLNSPADLSEHNFLRFAWLSSGDRLELSSPSGEKVSVTTQGRYRTNSSLAIRNGVLQGAGLCITPAWLVSDLLESGQLVRVLPDWSGPPNEAFLIYPERRYRPLRVRLLMEYLAERIPQLPGFIA; the protein is encoded by the coding sequence ATGGACAGCCTCAAAGCGATGCACTGCTTCGTCCGCGCCGTCGAGCTGGGCAGCCTGTCATCGGCCGCCCGCGAGCTGGGCAGCACGCAACCCACCGTCAGCAAGCTGGTGGCCGCCCTGGAAAAGCAGTTGGGCACCCGCCTGCTCACCCGCGGCACCAGCGGGCTGACGCCCACCGAACAGGGCAAGCGCTTCTATGAACGGGCCAAAGCCGTGCTGGAGGAATACAGCGAGGCGGTGGCCGAGGTACGCGGCCTGACCGAGCGCCCCGAGGGCGTGCTGCGGGTCAACGTGCCGGTGAGCCTGGGGGTGTTGCACCTGAATGCGCTGCTGCTGGCGTTCATGGCGCAATACCCGGACATCGAGGTGGAACTGATCCTCAACGACCGCTTCGTCGACCTCACCGAGGAGAACGTCGACCTGGCCCTGCGCCTGGGCGGTGACCTGCCGCCAAACGCCATCGCCCGACGCATCGCCACATCGCCGCGCTACCTGGTGGCCGCGCCGGAGTACCTGCGCCAGCATGCGCCCTTGAACAGTCCGGCCGACCTGAGCGAACACAACTTCCTGCGCTTCGCCTGGTTGAGTTCGGGCGACCGCCTGGAGCTGAGCAGCCCGAGCGGCGAGAAGGTCAGCGTCACCACGCAAGGGCGCTACCGGACCAACAGCTCATTGGCCATCCGCAACGGCGTGCTGCAAGGCGCGGGGCTGTGCATCACCCCGGCCTGGCTGGTCAGCGACCTGCTGGAAAGCGGGCAATTGGTGCGGGTCCTGCCCGACTGGAGCGGGCCACCGAACGAGGCGTTCCTGATCTACCCCGAGCGCCGCTACCGGCCCCTGCGCGTGCGCTTGCTCATGGAGTACCTGGCCGAACGGATACCGCAGCTACCCGGCTTCATTGCCTGA
- a CDS encoding SGNH/GDSL hydrolase family protein has translation MKALPARFSLPLIVTALLAAGPALAQDNWLATWMASPQPTWGNELPLPTRIPEALADSTIHQKLRVSVGGSQVRVVVSNEYGKQPLLIGAARVAASEGARQVLKFGGEEQVSIAPGETRTSDPAALVVPALGDLVVSLYLPQRTPLATFHWDGKQTAFISPGNQVNAQRLEGKEQVEARLFLSDILVDAPLDSRALVVLGDSITDGNGSTLDSNRRWPDFLAQRLAAKNVAVLNGGISGARLLEDGMGVSALARFERDVLGKPGVKSVVLMLGINDISWPGTAFAPNAPLPSLDKLIAGYRQLIDQAHRHNLRIIGTTLLPFEGALEGSIIEHYHSAPKEQLRQALNQWIRSSQAFDAVIDFDQMTRDPRYPTRLLQQIDSGDHLHPGDAGNKAMAEGVELKVLF, from the coding sequence ATGAAAGCCCTGCCCGCGCGATTTTCCCTGCCGTTGATCGTCACCGCCCTGCTTGCCGCAGGTCCTGCCCTGGCCCAGGACAACTGGCTCGCCACCTGGATGGCCAGCCCGCAACCGACCTGGGGCAACGAGTTGCCGCTGCCTACGCGGATTCCCGAAGCCCTGGCCGACAGCACTATTCATCAGAAGCTGCGTGTCAGTGTTGGTGGTAGCCAGGTACGGGTGGTGGTGTCCAACGAATACGGCAAGCAGCCGCTGCTGATTGGCGCGGCGCGGGTCGCTGCCTCGGAGGGCGCCAGGCAGGTCCTGAAGTTCGGCGGCGAAGAACAGGTCAGCATCGCGCCGGGTGAAACCCGGACCAGTGACCCGGCAGCACTGGTGGTGCCGGCCCTTGGCGATCTAGTGGTCTCGCTGTATCTGCCGCAGCGCACGCCCTTGGCGACCTTCCATTGGGACGGCAAGCAAACCGCGTTTATCAGCCCGGGCAACCAGGTCAACGCGCAGCGGCTGGAAGGCAAGGAACAGGTGGAGGCGCGGCTGTTCCTTAGCGACATCCTGGTGGACGCCCCGCTCGACAGTCGTGCCCTGGTGGTACTCGGCGACTCCATCACCGACGGCAACGGCTCGACCCTGGACAGCAACCGACGCTGGCCCGACTTCCTCGCCCAGCGCCTGGCCGCCAAGAACGTCGCCGTGCTCAACGGCGGCATATCCGGCGCGCGCCTGCTCGAAGATGGCATGGGCGTCAGTGCGCTGGCACGTTTCGAGCGCGACGTGCTGGGCAAACCCGGAGTGAAAAGCGTGGTGCTGATGCTGGGGATCAACGACATCAGCTGGCCCGGCACCGCCTTCGCGCCGAACGCACCCTTGCCATCGCTGGACAAGCTGATCGCCGGCTATCGACAACTGATCGACCAGGCCCATCGCCACAACCTCCGCATCATCGGCACCACCCTGCTGCCCTTCGAAGGCGCCCTGGAAGGCAGCATCATCGAGCACTACCACAGCGCCCCGAAGGAACAACTGCGCCAGGCGCTCAACCAGTGGATACGTAGCAGCCAGGCATTCGATGCGGTGATCGACTTCGACCAGATGACCCGCGATCCGCGGTATCCAACTCGGTTGTTGCAGCAGATCGATTCAGGAGATCACCTGCATCCGGGGGATGCGGGGAATAAGGCGATGGCGGAGGGGGTGGAGTTGAAGGTGCTTTTTTGA